One Polaribacter sp. KT25b DNA segment encodes these proteins:
- a CDS encoding DEAD/DEAH box helicase, giving the protein MSFKDLGLSDALIKAVNEKGYTSPTSIQQKAIPVILEGKDILASAQTGTGKTAGFTLPVLQYLSDTKHPKYRPLRVLVLTPTRELAAQVHDNVREYSKYVNIKSAVVFGGVKAASQIATLRRGVDILVATPGRLLDLHDQKAVSFKRIDVLILDEADRMLDMGFARDLNKLISFMPAKRQNLMFSATFSNDIKKLAAGILNNPVSVESAPQNSTAKKVTHKVFKVDKGQKTTLLIKLIKDGAWTQVLVFTRTKHGANKLTEKLIKAGISAAAIHGNKSQGARTKALKNFKDNSIRILVATDIAARGLDIPLLPHVINYELPNVPEDYVHRIGRTGRAGAAGEAISLVCSEETEYQNEIEKLLKEKLKTTILEGFEPTDTAPAKRASTQSKSSFGKKKKKTNSQGSKPKNKPHFKGNKPAGSTSRRGRTGAPKKKRN; this is encoded by the coding sequence ATGTCATTTAAAGACTTAGGATTATCAGATGCTTTAATAAAAGCAGTTAACGAAAAAGGATACACTAGTCCTACATCAATTCAACAAAAAGCTATTCCTGTAATTTTAGAAGGAAAAGATATATTAGCATCCGCACAAACAGGAACAGGAAAAACAGCTGGTTTTACTTTACCCGTTTTACAATATTTATCAGATACAAAACATCCAAAATACAGACCTTTACGTGTTTTAGTTTTAACACCTACAAGAGAATTAGCAGCGCAAGTACACGACAATGTAAGAGAGTATAGTAAATATGTAAATATTAAATCTGCCGTAGTTTTTGGTGGCGTAAAAGCAGCAAGTCAAATAGCAACGCTAAGAAGAGGCGTAGATATTTTAGTAGCAACACCAGGTAGACTATTAGATTTACACGATCAAAAAGCAGTGTCCTTTAAAAGAATTGATGTTTTAATTTTAGATGAAGCAGACAGAATGTTAGACATGGGTTTTGCTAGAGATTTAAATAAGCTGATTAGTTTTATGCCTGCAAAGCGTCAAAATTTGATGTTTTCTGCCACTTTTTCTAATGATATTAAAAAATTAGCTGCCGGTATTTTAAATAATCCTGTTTCTGTAGAATCTGCTCCACAAAATTCTACAGCAAAAAAAGTTACTCATAAAGTTTTTAAAGTTGATAAAGGACAAAAAACCACCTTATTAATTAAACTGATAAAAGATGGAGCTTGGACTCAAGTTTTAGTTTTTACAAGAACAAAACATGGCGCTAATAAACTTACCGAGAAATTAATTAAAGCCGGGATTTCTGCGGCTGCAATTCATGGAAATAAAAGTCAAGGAGCAAGAACAAAAGCTTTAAAAAACTTTAAAGATAATAGTATTAGAATATTAGTTGCAACAGATATTGCAGCTCGTGGTTTAGATATTCCTTTATTACCGCATGTTATTAATTACGAATTACCAAATGTACCAGAAGATTATGTACATAGAATTGGTAGAACAGGTAGAGCTGGTGCAGCAGGAGAAGCAATTTCTTTGGTTTGCAGTGAAGAAACAGAATATCAAAATGAAATTGAAAAATTACTGAAAGAAAAATTAAAAACAACTATTTTAGAAGGTTTTGAACCTACAGATACAGCACCTGCAAAAAGAGCTTCAACTCAAAGTAAAAGTTCTTTTGGAAAGAAAAAAAAGAAAACAAATTCTCAAGGAAGCAAACCTAAAAACAAACCTCATTTTAAAGGCAATAAACCTGCAGGATCTACTTCTAGAAGAGGAAGAACTGGTGCTCCAAAAAAGAAACGTAATTAA
- a CDS encoding GlsB/YeaQ/YmgE family stress response membrane protein, protein MDGLLYTIIIGAICGYIADVLMSDNGYGLIVSIIIGIAGSFVGGWAFGQLGISIGSGWIGDIIKGASGAILILFILGILKGRRKR, encoded by the coding sequence ATGGATGGTTTATTATATACAATTATTATTGGTGCAATTTGTGGCTACATAGCAGATGTACTAATGAGTGATAATGGCTACGGATTAATAGTTAGTATTATTATTGGTATTGCTGGTAGTTTTGTTGGTGGTTGGGCTTTTGGACAATTAGGCATTAGTATTGGTAGTGGTTGGATTGGCGATATTATTAAAGGAGCTTCTGGAGCTATTCTTATTTTATTTATACTTGGTATTTTAAAAGGCAGGAGAAAAAGATAG
- a CDS encoding BspA family leucine-rich repeat surface protein, whose translation MKKTITYLFAFFMLLLNSQKIIGQTFSQNNNLINVVPLLDDNVFENSEKFSNTLNDYSIESFVVNDEAIVNLENEKNLITSSVSKVELSAPNAILTPITQANIQTAVDDWIANPTTATATYGHISNWDTSNITSMSSLFLNKTTFNDDISGWDTSNVVSIRAMFNNASSFNQNIAGWDVSNVTGFDQVFSGATSFNQDISSWNVAASNNFKEMFKDAINFNQPLNNWDVTDTNNMQSMFRGATSFNQPLNNWNVTNITAMYFMFSGATNFNQDLTNWCATNIASEPIGFADNSALLNTNKPSWGTCTANTSVDTKVATSITLNSVVLEGYITSNVTVIERGFVFAVTSTNSNPEINGTGVVKENNDAGSGTFSETITGLTSNTEYSYKAYAITASGIIYGNVLTFTTLGNTPPVFTSVSSVNFTENTDGIVYTAEATDSDSITYSLGVNADESLFTIVGSTGEVSFVTSPDFETKASYTINVIATDALGNAANKDVIITIIDLDEVPPTFTSATAVDFTENEAGVAYTITATDNGVITYNLGSGNDEASFTIDGAEVSFVASPDFETKVSYTINVIATDDLGNAANQDVIITIIDLDEVPPTVVITSSLMGPTSTTPIPVTVTFSETITGFDAGDISVSGGTIQSFTGTDADYSFDLVPSGGGTLTVDIAADVAQDAAGNNNTIANQFSIEYSDLPATALNFDGVDDYVIIGNVLPSNTSYTKEAWIFTEQNKEAQNIISSLKAPFWLNNLKLEATNLFRYSGSVQSPNTLPLNTWVHVAVSWDGTTMRLYENGVEVDSRTNVGNYTREAINLGAMVVGNPISMLDGNLDEVRIWNTARSSAEIVAYKDVELTGNESGLVAYYNFNQGNVNANNSGVTTLLDRQTNGTVYNGTLTDFTLTGSTSNWIDGLANDVVSGSLILSTQAATDITTANATLSGLVITVGSKSISEKGIMISDVNTNPTIPGAATVKYIDTSAGNDISITRTDLNIATQYYFRTYAIDADGKTFYGDVFTFNTSGHTAPEISTSTATDITLNSATLSGTITVNGTKSIIETGFVIAISSENADPTISGTDTTKLESGSISDEFISFATGLSSNVQYSFKAYLIDEDNTEYYGAVKTFTTPNIGLPTVTTTPVYDVEKNFATFGGNVLTNNGSSITAMGILFSPTASNSNPQLNGTDVQHRSKTPVGVGEFTLRAGSFSSGVQYSYRMYTTNAAGTAYSQVFTFYPQSSDVSTEDAINFTTTSAMLSGIVNDNYGSSITEKGVVYSIASINNKPLINGTGVTKEPISDEVGGYFVETINGLDVSTEYSFRTYAINAFGTSYGAVKTFTTESTFLDKRIGYWTFEGGSVSDSEGNFGDLVFENADVSIVNGKLDVKSNGWARTSSYVGSTIEEKTLVSFVEMRDLSVTAGAVIAIDGITNDNFDAIGFAERESGRWLAGSTSFSRTEDATPGFEETVTNIPVMMAITYVRTPAGIANVKIYRNGEEIGAYYKGVFVGWPANNTEILFGPRHSPTSTIRRGNIDALIDEAMLFNRALSPTEIRSLYKGSIEKATITSTPATLIDVTTVTLGGNITSDGKANVTERGIVYARTFANESPEIDGNEVTKVVGGTGIGIFTENITGLSGGTEYSYRSYAINNQGTAYGDVLTFSTLAPLAPSVTTTDVTNIEAFKATFGSAVTNNGGADIEDIGVLLIETALNSNPEVTTTDVLKIGVEDAESFISDIKNLKPNTAYSYRGYANNDSEFGYGVTKTFTTNVVLGIITTTTAYEIRETAAVSGIGVNSNGGSLFTEYGIVLSDVTLNTDPFVGGSNVNKITIDGIDSPTSGLHRLVLTGLSSCIKYAYKGYAINAAGTTYGSLKTFTTQCPPPAGVASITTVAPQVITENAAILAGNVSANNGAAVTKRGIVYAKTSVNTLPTTGGTDLFDVELGNGIGAFNFKAIGLTPSTSYTYRAYAINSVGTVYGDVNEFTTTAIPSAIPSGLIGHWDFENGSLEDKTGNWAALTLNSSTSIVDGKLDLNPGSLASTSTYAGETIKQKTLVSFVELQDLSARAGSVLTIDGKNTTDNFDGIVFSERQVNRWMAGSSWFRRTVNPTPGFEETTVGEPIMMAITYTEKSNGTVSIRIYRNAVEIASYIKGNIAQWLPNNAEVLFGARHTLPAMRGNIDALVDEAMIFNRPLSDAEIMTLYKNSVNTTEVVTTPVHSIGTNSAVFGGNVLNDGGDTITDRGIVVAEKAINANPEIGGTGVTKSQIGEGKGFFGAKVSGFEESTTYAYKTYAKNSSGTVYGNVEEFSTIEVNADIAPDFSTANQRLKFVQGQYFVAPADGVLLSISLRTHYATKGSYLGRINISVYESNSDGSNIELGKIKSFETQAGHMDVNQRSKIDMSSAGISLIRGKRYYYKFEIEKSAAGNKVIISDYAIYSFVTDRSHYTPGGFISNGTPLTESTTETSIFGIEVGPLRQSVDGITTFTAGSSNDFSNPANWSKGKPSKNESIAVANGVTLTVDQNDVELDDFFLNSGAELNIPNDKEVIVNSEFNTDGSLSLESSAESSGVLFLKGITTGTVTYKRGGLLANKWSIISAPVSGQRVIEFAQNTDNDIRINNSVSPVRYAIGYYDDSMANKWQYYNADTPVADTFEIGRSYSMSRATDGEVTFTGTLEVGNVNQNVNVGEWQAIGNPYTTYLAANKNESSSFLEDNFDLLDDVFKGLYIWDNTQNKYVAVTQIDTDNRSIPPGQGFFIRTKTSTNVSFNQNKRQLKPVEGNTTFNKSSNPELVLNISDGISTVKTNIKYFENATRAFDAGYDFGNFGSSQLDIFTHLLEGNEGVDYTIQSLPLTDVDNISIPIGVSVKAGKEVVFSLSKIDIKDGLNIYLEDKLLNTFTSLSKKDEDYKISVSEDISGVGRFYLITSSKALNTDEYSFNKNITVYTTDRNALKISGIPLGDKATINLFNTLGKQVGVFKINEAEIQNTFNLNNLPKGVYFVRLQSNRTSISKKIVLK comes from the coding sequence ATGAAAAAAACTATTACTTATCTGTTTGCTTTTTTTATGCTATTGCTAAATAGCCAAAAAATAATTGGGCAAACATTTTCTCAGAACAATAATCTAATTAATGTCGTACCATTATTAGATGATAATGTATTTGAAAATTCAGAAAAATTTTCAAATACATTAAACGATTATAGTATTGAAAGTTTTGTAGTTAATGATGAAGCTATTGTAAACTTAGAAAATGAAAAAAATCTAATTACATCTTCAGTTTCTAAAGTTGAGTTAAGTGCACCAAACGCAATACTTACTCCAATTACCCAAGCCAACATACAAACTGCAGTAGATGATTGGATAGCAAACCCAACAACAGCTACAGCTACTTATGGTCATATTAGCAATTGGGATACATCCAATATTACTAGTATGTCAAGCTTATTTTTAAATAAAACAACATTTAATGATGATATTTCTGGCTGGGACACCTCTAATGTTGTTTCAATAAGAGCGATGTTTAATAATGCTAGTAGTTTTAACCAAAATATTGCTGGCTGGGATGTATCTAATGTTACAGGTTTCGATCAAGTTTTCTCAGGAGCTACAAGTTTTAATCAAGATATTAGTTCATGGAATGTAGCTGCTAGTAATAACTTTAAAGAGATGTTTAAAGATGCTATAAACTTCAACCAACCTTTAAATAATTGGGATGTAACTGATACTAATAATATGCAAAGTATGTTTAGAGGAGCTACAAGTTTTAACCAACCTTTAAATAATTGGAACGTAACAAACATAACTGCTATGTATTTTATGTTTTCTGGAGCCACGAATTTTAATCAAGACCTTACCAACTGGTGTGCAACAAATATAGCGAGTGAACCTATTGGGTTTGCTGACAACTCTGCATTATTGAATACAAATAAGCCTAGTTGGGGAACTTGTACTGCAAATACTTCTGTAGATACAAAAGTTGCGACATCTATTACATTAAATTCTGTTGTATTAGAAGGTTATATAACATCAAATGTTACAGTAATTGAAAGAGGTTTTGTTTTTGCGGTAACATCAACAAACTCAAATCCTGAAATAAATGGAACAGGAGTAGTGAAAGAGAATAATGATGCTGGTTCTGGTACGTTTAGTGAAACAATTACAGGGTTAACTAGTAATACAGAATACTCTTATAAAGCTTATGCAATAACAGCTTCTGGTATTATTTATGGAAATGTGTTAACATTTACAACTTTAGGTAATACACCACCAGTATTTACGTCAGTAAGTTCAGTTAATTTTACAGAGAATACAGATGGCATTGTTTATACAGCAGAAGCAACAGATAGTGATTCTATAACTTATAGTTTAGGTGTAAATGCAGACGAGTCATTATTTACAATAGTTGGTTCTACAGGAGAAGTTAGTTTTGTAACATCACCAGATTTTGAAACAAAAGCATCTTATACAATTAATGTAATTGCTACAGATGCCTTAGGTAATGCAGCAAATAAAGATGTTATTATTACAATTATTGATTTGGATGAAGTACCGCCAACATTCACATCAGCAACAGCTGTAGATTTCACAGAAAACGAAGCAGGAGTAGCATACACCATTACAGCAACAGATAATGGAGTAATAACATATAATTTAGGATCAGGAAATGATGAAGCATCTTTTACAATTGATGGAGCAGAAGTTAGTTTTGTAGCATCACCAGATTTTGAAACAAAAGTATCTTATACAATTAATGTAATTGCTACTGATGACTTAGGTAATGCTGCAAATCAAGATGTAATTATTACGATTATTGATTTGGATGAAGTACCGCCAACAGTAGTTATTACCTCAAGTTTAATGGGTCCTACAAGTACAACTCCAATTCCAGTAACAGTAACGTTTAGTGAAACAATAACTGGTTTTGATGCAGGAGATATTTCAGTAAGTGGAGGAACTATCCAGAGTTTTACAGGTACAGATGCTGATTATAGTTTCGATTTAGTTCCTTCTGGAGGTGGAACATTAACAGTAGATATAGCAGCAGATGTTGCACAAGATGCAGCTGGAAATAATAATACAATTGCAAATCAATTTAGCATAGAATATTCAGATCTTCCAGCTACCGCGTTAAACTTTGATGGTGTTGATGATTATGTAATTATAGGTAATGTTTTACCATCTAATACATCTTATACCAAAGAAGCGTGGATTTTTACAGAGCAAAATAAGGAGGCTCAAAACATTATTTCTTCATTAAAAGCTCCATTTTGGTTGAATAATTTAAAGCTAGAGGCTACAAATTTATTTAGATATTCAGGATCAGTACAATCACCAAATACATTACCATTAAATACTTGGGTACACGTTGCAGTTTCTTGGGATGGAACTACAATGAGGTTATACGAAAATGGTGTAGAAGTTGATTCAAGAACTAATGTAGGAAATTATACAAGAGAAGCAATAAACTTGGGAGCTATGGTTGTAGGTAATCCTATTAGTATGTTGGATGGAAACCTAGATGAAGTTCGTATTTGGAATACAGCAAGATCAAGTGCTGAGATTGTTGCTTATAAAGATGTAGAATTAACTGGAAATGAGTCTGGTTTAGTAGCGTACTACAATTTTAATCAAGGAAATGTAAATGCTAATAATTCAGGAGTTACTACCTTATTAGATAGGCAAACCAATGGAACAGTATATAATGGAACTTTAACAGATTTTACATTAACAGGAAGTACTTCTAATTGGATAGATGGATTAGCAAATGATGTGGTAAGTGGATCACTAATTTTAAGTACTCAAGCTGCAACAGATATTACAACTGCAAATGCCACTTTAAGTGGATTAGTTATTACTGTGGGTTCAAAATCAATATCAGAAAAAGGAATAATGATTTCTGATGTAAATACTAATCCAACAATTCCTGGAGCAGCAACTGTTAAATATATAGATACATCCGCAGGAAATGACATTAGTATAACAAGAACAGATTTAAATATAGCTACACAATACTACTTTAGAACTTATGCAATTGATGCTGATGGTAAAACTTTTTATGGAGATGTTTTTACATTTAATACCTCTGGGCATACTGCACCAGAAATTTCAACTTCAACTGCTACAGATATAACTTTAAATAGTGCAACACTTTCTGGTACTATAACTGTTAATGGAACAAAATCAATTATTGAAACAGGTTTTGTTATTGCTATTTCTTCAGAAAATGCTGATCCAACTATTTCAGGGACAGATACAACAAAGTTAGAATCAGGTTCTATATCTGATGAATTTATTTCTTTTGCTACAGGTTTAAGTTCTAATGTTCAGTATAGTTTTAAAGCTTATTTAATTGATGAAGATAATACAGAATATTATGGTGCTGTAAAAACGTTTACTACGCCTAATATTGGGTTGCCAACAGTAACTACGACGCCTGTTTATGATGTGGAAAAAAACTTTGCTACTTTCGGTGGTAATGTGCTCACAAATAATGGATCTTCTATTACAGCTATGGGTATTTTATTTTCTCCTACAGCTTCAAACTCTAATCCTCAATTGAATGGTACTGATGTTCAACATCGTTCTAAAACACCTGTAGGTGTTGGTGAATTTACTTTAAGAGCAGGATCATTTAGTAGTGGTGTTCAATATTCATATAGAATGTATACTACCAATGCCGCAGGAACTGCATATAGTCAAGTTTTTACCTTTTACCCTCAAAGTTCTGATGTTTCTACAGAAGATGCAATCAATTTTACAACCACATCAGCAATGTTAAGTGGTATTGTTAATGATAATTATGGTTCATCTATTACAGAAAAAGGGGTGGTTTATTCTATAGCTTCAATAAATAATAAACCATTAATAAATGGTACAGGTGTTACAAAAGAACCAATTTCTGATGAAGTAGGAGGTTATTTTGTAGAAACAATAAATGGTTTAGATGTAAGTACTGAATATTCTTTTAGAACGTATGCAATCAATGCTTTTGGAACTTCGTATGGTGCTGTAAAAACATTTACTACAGAATCTACTTTTCTTGATAAAAGAATTGGATACTGGACTTTTGAAGGTGGCAGTGTTTCAGATAGTGAAGGTAATTTTGGCGATTTAGTATTTGAAAATGCTGATGTAAGTATCGTAAACGGAAAATTAGATGTAAAATCTAATGGATGGGCACGCACATCTTCATATGTAGGATCAACTATCGAAGAAAAAACATTAGTATCGTTTGTAGAAATGCGAGATCTTTCTGTTACTGCAGGAGCTGTAATAGCTATAGATGGTATTACAAATGATAATTTTGATGCCATTGGGTTTGCGGAGAGAGAGTCAGGTAGATGGCTTGCTGGTAGTACAAGTTTCTCAAGAACAGAAGATGCTACACCTGGTTTCGAAGAAACGGTTACTAATATACCTGTAATGATGGCAATTACTTATGTAAGAACACCAGCTGGAATTGCAAATGTAAAAATTTACAGAAATGGCGAAGAAATTGGTGCTTATTATAAGGGTGTTTTTGTAGGTTGGCCAGCAAATAATACAGAAATATTATTTGGTCCAAGACATTCTCCAACGTCTACGATAAGAAGAGGAAATATTGATGCACTTATAGATGAGGCAATGCTTTTCAATAGAGCTTTATCTCCAACAGAAATAAGATCTCTTTATAAAGGTAGTATAGAAAAAGCAACAATAACTTCAACTCCTGCAACTTTAATAGACGTTACAACTGTAACTTTAGGGGGTAATATCACTTCAGACGGTAAAGCAAATGTTACAGAAAGAGGTATTGTTTATGCAAGAACTTTTGCAAATGAATCTCCTGAGATTGATGGAAACGAAGTTACTAAAGTAGTAGGTGGTACCGGAATTGGAATATTTACAGAAAATATAACAGGTTTATCTGGAGGAACTGAATATTCATATAGATCTTATGCTATTAATAATCAAGGTACAGCTTATGGAGATGTACTTACATTTAGCACTCTCGCACCTTTAGCACCTTCAGTTACAACAACAGATGTAACAAATATTGAAGCTTTTAAAGCGACATTTGGTAGTGCAGTAACAAATAACGGTGGTGCAGATATAGAAGATATTGGAGTATTATTAATAGAAACGGCATTAAATAGTAATCCAGAAGTAACAACAACAGATGTTTTAAAAATTGGTGTAGAAGATGCAGAATCGTTTATAAGTGATATAAAAAACTTAAAACCAAATACAGCTTATAGTTACAGAGGATATGCAAATAACGATTCAGAATTTGGTTATGGAGTTACAAAAACATTTACAACAAACGTAGTTTTAGGTATTATTACAACAACTACTGCATATGAAATTAGAGAAACAGCCGCAGTTAGCGGAATAGGTGTAAATAGTAATGGAGGGTCTTTATTTACTGAATATGGTATTGTTTTATCGGATGTTACTTTAAATACAGACCCATTTGTTGGTGGTAGTAATGTTAATAAAATAACAATAGATGGTATAGATAGTCCTACTTCTGGGCTTCATCGTTTAGTACTAACAGGATTATCTAGTTGTATTAAATACGCGTATAAAGGATATGCTATTAACGCAGCAGGTACTACTTATGGGTCTTTAAAAACTTTTACTACTCAATGTCCTCCACCTGCAGGTGTGGCGTCTATAACTACTGTTGCTCCTCAAGTTATAACAGAAAATGCTGCAATTTTAGCGGGTAATGTTTCTGCAAATAATGGAGCTGCAGTTACAAAAAGAGGTATTGTTTATGCTAAAACATCAGTAAACACACTGCCAACTACTGGAGGTACAGACTTATTTGATGTAGAATTAGGAAATGGAATTGGAGCATTTAATTTTAAAGCAATTGGTCTTACTCCAAGTACATCATATACGTATAGAGCTTATGCAATTAACAGTGTAGGTACTGTTTATGGAGATGTAAATGAATTTACAACTACAGCAATTCCATCAGCAATTCCATCTGGTTTAATTGGTCATTGGGATTTTGAGAACGGAAGTTTAGAAGATAAAACAGGAAATTGGGCAGCTTTAACACTAAATAGTAGTACCTCTATTGTTGATGGTAAATTAGATTTAAATCCAGGTAGTTTAGCTAGTACATCAACTTATGCTGGAGAAACTATCAAACAAAAAACATTGGTTTCTTTTGTAGAGTTACAAGATCTTTCTGCTAGAGCAGGATCTGTACTTACAATTGATGGTAAAAATACAACCGATAATTTTGATGGTATTGTTTTCTCTGAAAGACAAGTTAATAGATGGATGGCAGGTAGTTCTTGGTTTAGAAGAACTGTAAATCCAACACCAGGTTTTGAAGAAACTACAGTTGGAGAGCCAATAATGATGGCAATTACTTATACAGAAAAATCAAACGGAACTGTATCAATAAGAATATATAGAAATGCAGTTGAAATAGCTAGTTACATAAAAGGAAACATTGCACAATGGTTACCTAATAATGCAGAAGTATTATTTGGAGCAAGACATACGTTACCTGCAATGAGAGGTAATATAGACGCTTTAGTAGATGAAGCAATGATTTTTAATAGACCATTGTCTGATGCTGAAATAATGACCTTGTATAAAAATTCTGTTAATACAACAGAAGTAGTAACAACACCAGTACATTCTATTGGTACAAACTCAGCAGTTTTTGGAGGTAATGTTTTAAATGATGGAGGAGATACTATTACAGACAGAGGAATTGTAGTTGCTGAAAAAGCAATAAATGCAAATCCTGAAATTGGAGGTACAGGAGTAACTAAATCACAAATTGGAGAAGGTAAAGGATTTTTTGGGGCTAAAGTTTCTGGTTTTGAAGAAAGCACAACATACGCATACAAAACTTATGCAAAAAATAGTAGTGGAACTGTGTATGGAAATGTTGAAGAATTTTCCACCATTGAAGTTAATGCAGACATAGCACCAGATTTCTCAACAGCAAATCAAAGACTAAAATTTGTGCAAGGTCAATATTTTGTTGCGCCAGCAGATGGAGTATTACTCTCAATCTCTTTGAGAACTCACTATGCAACAAAAGGAAGTTATCTTGGTCGAATTAATATTTCAGTTTATGAAAGTAATTCAGATGGTAGTAATATAGAATTAGGTAAGATTAAATCATTTGAAACTCAAGCAGGGCATATGGATGTAAATCAGAGGTCTAAAATTGATATGAGTTCTGCTGGAATTAGCCTTATTAGAGGAAAAAGATATTACTATAAATTTGAAATAGAAAAATCAGCAGCTGGCAATAAAGTAATAATAAGTGATTATGCAATTTATAGTTTTGTAACAGATAGATCTCATTATACACCTGGCGGATTTATTTCAAATGGAACACCTTTAACAGAAAGTACTACAGAAACGAGTATTTTCGGTATAGAAGTTGGACCTCTAAGACAGTCTGTAGATGGTATTACTACCTTTACTGCAGGTAGCTCTAATGATTTCTCTAACCCAGCAAACTGGAGTAAGGGAAAACCAAGTAAAAACGAGTCTATTGCAGTTGCAAATGGAGTTACACTTACTGTAGATCAAAATGATGTAGAATTAGATGATTTCTTCTTAAATAGTGGCGCAGAATTAAATATACCAAATGACAAAGAAGTTATCGTAAATAGCGAGTTTAACACAGATGGTAGTTTATCTTTAGAGTCTTCTGCAGAAAGTAGTGGTGTACTTTTTCTTAAAGGAATAACAACAGGAACAGTAACTTATAAAAGAGGAGGTCTTTTAGCTAACAAGTGGAGTATTATTTCAGCTCCAGTTTCTGGACAAAGAGTAATAGAATTTGCTCAAAATACAGATAATGATATTCGTATAAATAATTCTGTTTCTCCAGTGCGTTATGCAATAGGGTATTATGATGATAGTATGGCTAATAAATGGCAATATTATAATGCAGACACACCAGTAGCAGATACATTTGAAATTGGTAGAAGTTATAGTATGTCTAGAGCTACAGATGGTGAAGTAACATTTACTGGAACTTTAGAAGTGGGTAATGTAAATCAAAATGTAAATGTTGGCGAATGGCAAGCTATAGGAAACCCTTATACAACTTATTTAGCAGCGAACAAAAATGAAAGTTCTAGTTTTTTAGAAGATAACTTTGATTTGCTAGATGATGTTTTTAAAGGATTATATATTTGGGATAATACCCAAAATAAATATGTTGCTGTTACCCAGATTGATACTGATAATAGGTCAATTCCACCAGGACAAGGTTTTTTCATTAGAACAAAAACATCAACAAATGTGAGTTTTAATCAAAATAAAAGACAATTAAAGCCAGTAGAAGGTAACACAACTTTTAATAAATCTTCTAACCCAGAACTTGTTTTAAATATTTCTGATGGAATATCAACAGTAAAAACAAACATTAAATATTTTGAAAATGCTACTAGAGCTTTTGATGCAGGTTACGATTTTGGAAATTTTGGATCTTCTCAATTAGATATATTTACTCATCTTTTAGAGGGTAATGAAGGTGTAGATTATACTATTCAATCTTTACCATTAACTGATGTAGATAATATTTCAATACCAATTGGTGTTTCTGTAAAAGCAGGTAAAGAGGTTGTGTTTTCTTTAAGTAAAATAGATATAAAAGATGGTTTAAATATTTATTTAGAAGATAAGTTATTAAACACTTTTACTTCTTTATCTAAAAAAGATGAAGATTATAAAATCTCTGTTTCTGAAGATATTAGTGGTGTGGGTAGATTTTATTTAATAACATCATCTAAAGCATTAAATACTGATGAGTATTCATTTAATAAAAACATAACAGTTTACACTACAGATAGAAATGCTTTAAAAATTAGTGGTATTCCATTAGGCGATAAAGCAACAATTAATCTGTTTAACACTTTAGGGAAACAAGTTGGTGTATTTAAAATTAACGAAGCTGAAATTCAGAATACATTCAATTTAAATAATCTTCCAAAAGGAGTTTATTTTGTAAGACTTCAGTCTAACAGAACAAGTATTTCGAAAAAAATTGTATTAAAATAA